CGGGTCAGCTACCCGCTGGTCAGCATTGTCCACCTGCTGCGTTCGAGCGAGGCGCGGCCGGCCTGGCAGAATCGTTTCTACCGCTGGGTGGAACAGCGCTACTTGCAGACCCTCGACGGGCTGATTTTCAACAGCAAAACGACCGGCCGTCAGGTCGAAGCTCTGATCGGGCCGGGGTGTCCGAGTGTGGTGGCCTATCCCGGTTGTGATCATCTCCGGCCTACGCTGAGCACCGACGCCATCGCTGCCCGGGCCGAGCAGCCCGGCGCGCTACGGGTGCTGTTTATCGGCAACCTGATTCCGCGTAAGGGCCTGCACGTGCTGATTGAGGCCCTGGCCGGTCTGCCCCGGGCTGACTGGCGGCTCACGGTGATCGGCGCTCTGGACATGGACCCGGCCTATGTCCGTCGGGTGTNNNNNNNNNNNNNNNNNNNNNNNNNNNNNNNNNNNNNNNNNNNNNNNNNNNNNNNNNNNNNNNNNNNNNNNNNNNNNNNNNNNNNNNNNNNNNNNNNNNNNNNNNNNNNNNNNNNNNNNNNNNNNNNNNNNNNNNNNNNNNNNNNNNNNNNNNNNNNNNNNNNNNNNNNNNNNNNNNNNNNNNNNNNNNNNNNNNNNNNNNNNNNNNNNNNNNNNNNNNNNNNNNNNNNNNNNNNNNNNNNNNNNNNNNNNNNNNNGACCGCCGGGACTTGGTGCGGATGAGTCTGGCCGCCCGGCAGCGCTACCACAGCTGCCCGACCTGGGACGACAGCGCGCGCCGCATCCGTCAGTTTCTCTTCAGCCTGGTTGGGCCATGACCCGTTCTCCGCGCTACTCCTACCCCCGCTACCTGGCGGCCAAAAAGAGCCTGGACGACCGCTCGCTCAACCGTCAGGTGTGGCAGCGTTTTACCGAGCTGCTGCCCCGGGCCAGTCAGGACCGGCCCCTGCGTCTGCTTGAGGTCGGGGCCGGTATTGGCACGATGATCGAACGAGTTCTGGAAAAACGGCTGCTGAGCCGGGCGACCTACACCGCCATTGACGCCGACGCGGCCAGTATCGGCACGGCCGCCCGTCGCCTGCCGGGCTGGGCGGCGCAGCACGGATTGCGTGTCAGCCCAGCGAGGCCGCCCGGCTCGTCCTCTCAGGAGCGTGGCTGGCGGCTACGCTTGCAGTCCGGCCACAGCGCTGAGCCGGATGCCGTCCGGGCTGTGACGGTCGAGCTGGAAGCCGTGGAGCTGTCAGCCTTTGTGTGTCGTGAACGGGGGAACCAGACCTGGGACGTGCTGCTCGCCCACGCCTTTCTGGACCTGGTGGACGTGGCCTCGGTCTTACCCGAACTGGTGTCCGTGCTCTCACCTGGTGGGCTGTTGTACTCCAGCCTGACCTTTGACGGGGCGACGATTTTTCAGCCTCAGCTTGAGCCCCGGCTCGACGCCGAGATCGAGGCTCTCTACCACCAGACCATGGACCAGCGGCGCATCGCCGGGGCTCGGTCTGGGGGCAGTCGGGCCGGGCGGCAGCTGTTCGGCCATATGCGGAACGCCGGGCTTGAGGTGGTAGCGGCCGGCAGCTCCGACTGGGTGGTGTTTGCCGGGCCGGACGGCTATCCGGCCGACGAGGCGTATTTTCTGGGCTGCATTCTTGACACGCTCGAGACCGCTCTGGACGGCCATCCCGAGCTTGATACTCGGCGCTTTGCCGACTGGCTGGCCCGGCGGCGCGCTCAGCTTGAGGACGGCTCCTTGGTGTATATCGCCCACCAGCTGGATCTGCTGGGCCGCCTGCCGAAAAAACCCCCTGCCTGAGCAGAGGGTTTTTCAAGAGCCACCCATCGGAGTCGAACCGACGACCTGCTAATTACGAATCAGCTGCTCTACCAACTGAGCTAGGGTGGCAGAATGGACAGGCGCGTCGATGAAGAGGGATAAATGACCGCCGACACAATGTCAATCGGCCTTGTCCGGCGGGCCGAGTCGGGTCAGCAACTCGTGTGCCGCCCGGCTCGGCTCGGCCGCCGCGCTGAGCGCCGAGATGAGGGCGATGCCGTGGGCGCCCGCGCGGCGCACAGCCGCAATCCGGTCGGCCTGTATACCGCCGATGGCGAAGACCGGAACCGGGCTGTGGCGGGCCGCCTGGCGCAGACGCGCCACCCCCTGGGGCTGGCCGTAGTCGGCTTTGGAGGGAGTGAAATACACCGGTCCGAAGACCACAAAATCGGCTCCCTGGGCGGCCGTGATTTCGTCCGGCGAATGGGTCGAGACACCGATCAGTTTGCCTGGGCCGAGTAGCTGGCGGGCCGTGCTGACCGGAAGAGAGGTCTGTCCGAGGTGGACCCCGTCGGCACCAGCCGCCAAGGCCACATCGAGGCGGTCGTTAATCAGCAGCCGGGCCGCATAACGAGCGGTGAGGTCACGCAGCCGGACGGCCAGCCGGTACAGCTCCCCGCCCTCCAGGTCTTTCTCGCGCAGCTGGACGGCGCGAACGCCGCCGTCGAGGGCGGCCTGGACGACATCGTACAGGGGCCGACCGGCCGTCTGGCGGCGGTCGGTGACAATCAATTTATTCGCGGAGACCCTTATTCGAGGAGACCCTGGAGGGGGCTTGAGGCTGTGGCGTACAGCTTCTTGGGCATGCGTCCGGCCAGGAAGGCTTTGCGTCCGGCCTGAATACTCAGCTTCATGGCCTCAGCCATCAGGATGGGATCTGTGGCCGCAGCAATCGCCGTGTTCATCAGGACCGCGTCACAACCCATTTCCAGGGCTACCGCAGCGTCCGAGGCCGTGCCCACCCCGGCGTCGACAATCACCGGTACGGTGCTGTGTTCGCGGATGATCTGGATGTTGTAGGGATTGCGAATCCCCAGCCCCGAGCCGATTGGGGCGGCCAACGGCATGACCGCAGCGCAGCCCATGTCTTCGAGTTTTTTGCACGAGATCGGGTCATCGTGGATATACGGCAGGACGACAAAGCCCTCCTTGACCAGTACCTGGGCTGCCTCCAGGGTGGCCGGAATATCGGGAAAGAGGGTCTTGTCGTCACCGATGACCTCCAGCTTGACCAGATTGCCGACCCCGGCCTCGCGGGCCAGACGGCAGGTCCGAATCGCGTCGTCCGCGGTATAACAGCCGGCGGTGTTGGGCAGAATGGTGTAGGTGCCGGGATCAATGTAGTCGAGCAGATTCTCCTTGGTCGGATCGGTGATATTCACCCGCCGCACCGCAACGGTCACGATCTCGGCCCCCGAGGCTTCGATCGCCCGTTTGGTCTCGGCAAAATCCTTATACTTGCCCGTCCCGACGATGAGGCGCGACTGGTACTCTTTGCCAGCAAGAATGAATGGGTCATGCATGGTCCATCTACCCCGTTGTGTGTTTCCGCGCTTATCCCCCGCCCACAAAGTTGACGACCTCGACCACATCGTCGGCCTGAAGGCGCTGCTGGTCATACTCGGTGCGGGGGATGATGTCTCGATTCACCTCGGCGGCAATGCGCTTATGGGTAAGACCCAGATCGTTGACCAAGTCCGCCAGCGTCCAGCCGTCCTGACACTCGCGCTCTTCGCCGTTAAGGACGATCCTCATAACCGCCTCACCATATGCCTTCGCCTGGAGATTGACAAGCCATACGGACCGTCCCTGGACAAGCTGCGGGGCTTTTGTTATTCCCCTCACACATGCGCAGCCAGACAACACGGAGAAGCCTATGCCGAGCGTCAGCCGTGCGCTGATCAGCGTCAGCGATAAACGCGGAGTGGTCGAGTTTGCCCGCGGCCTGGTCGCCATCGGTATTGAGATTGTGTCAACCGGCGGCACCGCCCGGGCGCTGACCGAGGCCGGTGTGGCGGTGGTGCAGGTCGAGGACTTTACCGGTTTTCCGGAGATGCTTGACGGACGGGTCAAGACCCTGCACCCGCGCATCCATGCCGGGATTCTGCACCGCCGGGACGACCCCCAACATGTCCGGGCGATGAACCAACACGGCTTGCAGCCGATCGATCTGGTGGTCGTGAATCTGTATCCGTTCGAGCAGACGGTCGCCCGCCCCGACTGCTCGTTCGCCGAGGCGATCGAGAATATCGATATTGGCGGACCGTCTCTGCTACGGGCCACGGCCAAGAATCACGCCCACGTCGGGGTGGTGGTTGACCCGGATGATTATCCTCGGGTGCTGAGCGTGCTCCAGACCGACGGCGTCCTGTCTGCCGAGCACAGGCTTGAGCTGGCCAAAAAAGCGTTTCGACTGACCGCCCGCTACGACGCGGCAATTGCCGATTATCTGGGCGGGCTCGACGGCGATGAGGACACGCCGTTTGGCGACACCGTTCACTTCCAGTACGTCAAGGCCCAGGACTTGCGCTACGGCGAAAACCCGCACCAGCGCGCCGCCTTCTACCATGCCCCGGAGATTCGGGAGGCGTGTATTGCCAACGCCCGCCAGCTGCAGGGCAAGGAACTGTCGTTCAATAATATCGTCGATGCCAACGCGGCCTTTGAGTTGCTGCACGAGTTTGAGCAGACTGCGGCGGTGGCCGTCAAGCACACCAACCCGTGTGGCGCGGCCACGTCCGAGACCTCGCTGGCCGAGGCTTTCCGCAAGACCCGGGCGTGCGATCCGGTGTCGATTTTTGGCGGTATTGTCGGCTTCAACCGCGAGCTTGACGCCGACACGGCCGGGGAGATCCTGGACCTCTACCAGCACGGATTTCTGGAGATCGTTCTCGCCCCGGGCTTTTCCGCTCCGGCGCTGGACCTGCTGGCCTCGTCCAAGCGTCTGCGTAATATCCGACTGCTCGAGATCCCGGCGCTGGCCAATCCCCAGCCGGCCCGCTTCGAGGCCAAGCCGGTGGTGGGCGGGCTGCTGCTTCAGGAGCGCGACCGCGGTCGTATCCGGGTCGAAGACTGCCAGGTGGTGACCCAGCGCCGCCCTAGCGCCGAGGAGTATCGGGCGCTGGACTTTGCCTGGCGGATCTGCAAGCACGTCAAGTCGAACGCCATTGTCCTGACCGGACCGGATCAGATCGTCGGGGTTGGGGCGGGTCAGATGAGCCGGGTTGATTCTGCCAAGATTGCCGTGTCCCGGGCGCGGGACTTGGGGCTGGAGACCCGGGGCTCGGTAGTTGGCTCGGACGCCTTCTTTCCCTTTCGGGACGGGCTCGATGTCACGGCTGCGGCCGGGGCGACGGCGGTCATTCAACCCGGCGGCAGCCTGCGCGACGCTGAGGTCATCGCTGCGGCCGACGAGCACGGCATGGCGATGATCTTTGCCGGCATGCGCCATTTTCGGCACTAGCATGAGAGTCCTGGTCATTGGCGGCGGTGGCCGTGAGCACGCGCTGGTGTGGAAGATTCACCACAGCCCGCGGGTGTCCCGGCTCTACTGCGCCCCGGGGAATCCGGGCATGGACGGCTTGGCCGAACTGGTCGCGCTCAGGCCCGAGGACATTCCGGGTCTGGTGCGCTTTGCCCAGGACGAGCGCGTCGACCTGACTGTGGTCGGACCCGAACTACCGCTGAGTCTGGGTCTTGTTGACGCCTTTGAGGCGGTCGGCCTGCGCATCTTTGGCCCGCAGCGTCAGGCCGCACAGCTGGAGGCCAGCAAGGCCTTCACCCGCGAGCTGCTGCGCGCCCAAGGGGTGGCCTCGCCGGCCTTTCACTCCTGTACCGACCCGGACGAGGCGCGCCGCTATGCGGCCAGTGTCGGTCCCCCGCTCGTGGTCAAGGCCGACGGTCTGGCCGCCGGCAAAGGCGTGTTGATCTGTCCCACGCTCGAGGAAGCCGACGCCGCGATTGAGCGGATCATGCGCGAGCGGGCCTTTGGTGCGGCCGGCGAGCGGGTGGTGATTGAGGAGTTTCTGGAGGGCGAGGAAGTCTCTTTCCTGGCCTTGAGCGATGGCACGAGTGTGGTTCCGCTGGCGTCCTCGCAGGATCATAAGCGCGTGTTTGACGCCGACCGGGGGCCGAATACCGGCGGTATGGGTGCCTATTCTCCGGCTCCAGTCATCACGCCGCAGCTGTCCGCACAAATTGTTGATGAGATTTTATACCCCACCCTGCGTGGGCTGAGGCAGCGCGGTATTGTCTACAAAGGGGTCTTGTACGCGGGCTTAATGATGACCCGGGACGGCCCCAAGGTACTCGAATTCAACATTCGTTTTGGCGACCCGGAATGCCAGCCGCTGATGCTCCGCCTCAAGTCGGACTTGGTCGAGGTGCTGGAAGCGGTGATTGATGAACGCCTGGCCGAGGTGTCCCTGGTGTGGGATGCGCGTCCGGCCGTGTGTGTGGTGCTGGCGGCCGACGGTTATCCCGGCGGCTATGAAAAAGGGCTGCCGATCAGCGGCCTCGACACGCTCCGTGACTGGTCGGACGGGGTGGTCTTCCACGCCGGCACGGCAAAACAGGGCGACCGTTTTGTCACCAACGGTGGACGCGTCTTGGGCGTGACCGGCTGTGGTCGTGATTTCCAGGCAGCCCTGGCCACCACCTACGGCGCGGTCGAGCGGATCAGCTGGCCGGGCGTACACTACCGACGTGACATTGGTCGGCGGGCTCTCCAAGAAAGATAATTGTGATAACCTCACGCTATCCAGAAGAGATCACGATTGCCTTTTGCGCTGACTGACAGGACTCATGGCACACATTCGACCCTTTCGCGGTATCCGTTACAATCCGGCCGTGGTCGGCGACCTGCAAGCCCTGGTCTGCCCGCCGTACGATGTCATCTCCGAACGCCAACAGGCTCTGCTCCACAGCCAGAGCCCCTACAACGCGATTCATCTCGACCTGAATCAGGCGGCCGAGCGCTACACCACGGCGGCCGAGCTATGGCGCAGCTGGCGTGAAAAACGGGTCTTGATGCAGGAGCCGGAGCCCGCCCTGTACGTCTACAGCCAGGATTTCAGCCTGCCCGACGGCCGCCCGCGGCGGCGTACCGGGATCTTGGCTGCGGTCCAACTCGAAGAGTTTGCCAGCGGTGTCATTCGCCCTCACGAGCAGACCTTTGAGGACGCCAAAAAAGATCGCCTGGCTTTACTCGAAGCGTGCCAGGCCCAGCTCAGTCCGGTGTTTTTGTTGTACGCGCGCAAAGACTGGTCAATTGAACAGGTGCTGGCCGGGGAACTCGCCGAGCCGATCATCGCCGTCAGCGACGGACAGGCTCACCGACACACCGTCTGGCGGGTGACCAACCCGGCCCGGATCGCCGAGGTAGCGGCGGGTCTGGCTGCGGAGTCGCTGATCATTGCCGACGGCCATCACCGCTACGAGACCGCGCTGCGCTATCGCCGCGAACACCCCGGGGCTCCGCCCGACGCCGCGTTGCGCCACGTGCTGGCGTATGTGACCAACGCCGAGGACGAGGGGGTGGTGATTCTGCCCACCCACCGGCTGATTCACGACGCGCCCCTACCGAGTGTGGATGCACTGCGGGCCGTTTTTAGCCGAGACTTTCGACTCCGACTGTACCCTCGGGATCGGACGGCCGAGTTCTTTGCCGCCCTGGGAGACGGTGCGACCGACTCAGAGCGACGGATCGGCTGTGCGCTGGCCGGTGCCAGACACTACTGGCTGTTGTCCTTTGACGAGCGTATCCATCGGGGCTCGAACCGGTCTGCCGCGCTGCGGGCGGTCGACGTGACGGTGCTCCACGACGTGCTTTTTCAGCGCGTCCTGGGCTTCACGCCTGAGCAGCAGGAAGCAACAGTTTCCTACACCAGCAGCACTCAGGAGGCCCTGCAAGCGGTAGTCGAGCAGCGCTGTCAGGCCGCCTTTTTTCTGAACCCGACTCCATATGACCAAGTGCAACAGGTGTGTGACGGAGGGGAAACTATGCCCCACAAGTCCACCTATTTTTATCCTAAGCTCCTGACCGGCCTAGTGTTTTACAGTCTGGCGGCCGACGCTGGTGAGGGATAAGAGGCGGGATCTGGCGTTGCGACGGAAAAAGCGGACCTGGGCTAGAAACGCCGCCGTCCGCCGCCGCCCCGGCGCTCTTGCGGCCGGGCTTCATTCACTTTGAGCACACGTCCGAGGTGGGTCTGGCTGTCAAAGCGCTTGATGGCCGCTTCGGCCTCCTCTTTAGAACCCATCTCAACAAAGGCAAAGCCTTTGGATTGGCCGGTCCCGCGGTCCGTCACCAGACTGACACTGGCCACGGCGCCGGCTTCTTTGAGCAGCGTCTCAACGTCTGAGGCGCTGGCGCTGTAGGGCAGGTTGCCGACAAACAGGCGGGTTCCACGCGAACGTGGCGGCCCGCCCGACGATCGGCCGGAATCGCCCCCGCCTGAGCGTGAGCCTCTGTCTCGCGGCCCTCCACGCATCAGGCTGGCTTCGTTGACCACGAGGTTATTGCCCTCAACCTCGTGGCCGTTCAGAGCTGTTACGGCGGCTTGAGCGTCTTCGTTGTTGGTCATCTCAACAAAGCCGAAGCCGCGCGACCAGCCGGTTGCTGGGTCGGTGATCAGCTCGGCAGTGGCAATCGAACCGAATGGCGTGAACAAGTCTTCCAATTCGGGAAAGCACAGACGTGAGGGCAAATTTCCAACGTACAGACGTGTGCTCAAGACGACCTCCCTGCCTAGCGTCTCAGATCATACCGCGTCGCGGGTGTCTTACCAGCGTTCGCGACCCTCGCGCGGTCCGCGCGGTTCCTTGGGTTTGGCCTCGTTGACCGTCAGCGGCCGGCCGTTCAACTCATACTCGTGGAAGCGCTCGATGGCCGACTGGGCCTCTTGGTCACTGCCCATTTCGACAAAACCAAACCCGCGCGAACGGCCGGTGAACTTATCCATGATGATATTCACCGATGTCACTGCGCCCGACTGAGCAAAGAGTTCTTCGAGATCCTGATTGGTCGTGCTGAACGGCAGATTGCCAACAAAAAGTTTGTTTGCCACGTTTTCCTCCGTCGTGGTAAAAAAGGCCCGGGAACCCATGAGCGGGTTCCCAGGGCCTTTACTCTCGAACCAACTCACTCAGCGAATACATGGTCAATTAATGACCGCCCGCCACTGTAGCAAATTCTGTCCGGCGAAACAATGCAAAAGAACGGGGCATAAGACGCCGGTCTGAACGGCTACACTTTCGGCTAACTCTGGGCTTGGTTGGCGGCTGTAAACAGCTTGCGGATGTCCCACAGGACAACGGCGCCGACCAGCACAACCTGTGGCGCATCGTTGATCTGGGCGTACAGGCTGCTCTGGACCGGATTGCGGGTGCCGATCTGTAAGCGGCGCGTTTCCTGGCCGTTCAGCTGGAGGGTGATCGAGGCCTGGGGCGGCTTGAGGCCGTATTCGGCCAGCTCGTCCTCTATCCCTTCGACATTGCCGAGGTGGAGCAGCTTACCGAGATTGGTCAGAAAGTCCTGGACCGCTGCGGGCCGGACCGCCCCTCCGGTTACGGCCACCTGCCAGCCGTCCTGGCTGCGCTGGCAGACCAGGTGCTGCTGGTTGTACACCAGCTCGATCCGGGTGACCTCCTCTGCCGTAAAGTTGAGGGCCGGGCGTTCCCGGTCGGTCGCGGCTTGCGGCCCGCCGAGCGGCCGGCTTGCGGGAGCACTGAGATAGGTATAGCTGCCCAGGACCAGCGCAATCAGTCCCAGGAGTATGACCCGTCGACTTTCTGCTGACAGCTTCATCCGCGCTTTCTCCGTCGAACGGCCACAAACAGACCGGCGGCCAGAACCAGGACAGGTTCGAGGACGACCATCAACCAGAAGAAGCGATTCTTCTGCAACTCGGACAGGTACAAGCTCTGGCGGGGGGTCGAGACCCGTTTTTGATCGGGAATGCCGCCCGGGTTGCGACCCATGCTGATCAGCTGCTGGCGATCCAGCATCCAGCCGACCGTATTCATGAAGAAGTCAACATTACCGGGAATACGGGCATAAAAATTATTGACGAAGTCCGAGTCACCCAGCACGACCAGTTTGCCCGACTGCCCGGCACCGACCCTGGCGACCGCCGCGACCGGGATGGGGCCGCGTTCGTCCTCGCCCTCTTTGAAGTGCAGCCCCTCCTGTTCGGCCCGAGCCCTGCTCTTCAGCGCCCAGCTGTCCTTGCTGGAGAAGGCAAACGGCGTGGCTTGGCCGTCCTGAACGCGGACCGGGCGGGTGTAGGGCAGAATTGGCGAGCCACTCAAACGGCGGGGAAACACGTCTTCGGCAAAATCCGAGATAATCGGCATCAGCGGCTCTCCGCCGGCCACGCCGCGTTCTTCGTCAATCACCACGTCGTCGGTCAGGTGCAGTCCGAACCGGGCCAGGTAGGCCGACAGGTGGGGTACGGTAAAGGGGTCGAGCATCAGCAAGGCGTTACCGCCGGCTTCGAGATAGCTGGTCAGGGCCGTCAGCTCGGCCGGCGCCAGGTCGTCTTTGGGTCCGCTGACAATGACGAGGTCGGCGTCTGCGGGCACCTGCTGGGTCCGCAGCAGGGCCAGGGGACGGACCTGGTAGTTTTCGGTTTCCAGAACCTGCCGGACCACCCCGTAGCCGTTGCGTTCCTGGCCGTCGCCCGGATTGTTCTCGCCGTGGCCGACCAGGAAATAGACGATCTTCTGCGTCTGTGAGACGCGCAGCAGCGCGTTCAGCATGCGTTCCTCATCCACCATCGGCAGGGTGACCCGATTGTCGGCCGACTCCAGAACAACCGTCCCGTAGGCTGTGACCCCATAGCGCTGGGCCAGGCCCGGGGCACGGTCCAGGTCGTACAGCCGGTACTGGAACAGCGCGTTTTCGTGGTGCATCAGGCTGAGCAACTCGTCGTGCTTTTCGCGGTCGCCACGGCGGTAAAAGACGCTGGCCTGGATGGGAAAGGTGATGCCCTCCAGGGTTTGCACGGTGATGGGAGCCAGGCTGTATTTCTGGGTCGGGGTGAGATCGAAGCGGGCGTTCCAGCGGCCGAGCAGGCTGCCCAGCGAAAAGACGATCACCAGCACGAAGGCAATCTCAAGCCCCAGCAGACAGCCGCGTCGCACCGTCTCCGCGCCCGGCCACAGACCGCTCCCGGGGTCCGGAGCGGCCATATTTTCTAACGTGTCCCGCGCCATTTCCTCGACTCCGTGGAGCGTAGGGTGAGATACAGAAACACCAGGGTGACCATGACGAAGAAGAAGACATCCTTGGTATTAATCACGCCCTTGGCAAACGACTCAAAGCGGTCAAACAGCGAAATCCCCAGCAGCTCTTCCCCGACCGCCTCCTCATTCCAGGTCAGAAACCACCAGGAGACCAGCACCGCATAGGTCGACATGGCGCTGACCAGCTGATTCTCGGTCAGCGACGAAATGAACGTGCCGCAGGCGATAAAGGCCGCGCCCAACAGCAGGATGCCGAGATAGCCGGCCAGGGGCGGTCCCCAGGCAAAGGCGTGGATCGTTGACAACAGCAGGGGGTAGAACAGGGTGGCGGCGACCATCAGGAAAAATACAAAAAAACTGGCCAGGAACTTGCCCAGAATGATGTGGGAGTCCTTGAGCGGATAGGTCCACAGCAGCTCGATCGTCCCCAGCTTTTTTTCCTCGGCAAACAGGCGCATGGTGAGCAGGGGCAGGATGAGCAGGCTGAAAAAACGCACGTCCTGAAAATAGTAGAACCACAGCGAGGTGGTGATATCCATGAAGTCACCGAACAGATCGTAGAAGATCATATCAGTGTAGAAAAAGTACCCGGCCAGGACCAGAAAGGCCATGGACAGGGCGTAGGCGATGAATGAGCCGTAGTACAGCTGCAGCTCTTTTTTGAAAACGCACCAGAATTTCATCGTTTCGCTCAGCCTGACGGGCAACCACAGAGGGTTGCCCCTACTCGGCCACCACACGCCTCTACGTTTGTTCTCCCTGAGCCTGCCGGATCAGCTGCAAGTACATATCTTCCAGGGTTGGCTCCAGAGAGCGGAGTTCCAGCAAACCGCAGCCCTGCTTGAGGACCGCCCGACTGATCTCGGTTCGTATCTCCTCCCCCTGGTGTTCGACGATCCAGCAGCTCTTTCCGTTTGCTTGACCAGGTTCCTCATCCTGGTCGGGATGCACCTGCACCACGCCGGGCAGACGAGCCAGCACGTCTGGAACAGACTGAGCCTGGGCGCCGCTCACCTCGACCCGAATCTGACGGTTACGGCCCAGCTGGCTGCGCAGGGTGTCCAGGGATTCCGAGGCCAGAATGCGGCCGCGGTTGATGATAATGACCCGATCACACACCGAGCTGACCTCAGACAGGATATGGGTCGAGAGAATGACCGTTCGCTCTGATCCCAAGTCACGGATCAATTTGCGAATCTCCACCACCTGGGCCGGATCGAGACCAATCGTCGGCTCGTCGAGGATCAGGACCTGGGGTTTGTGCATCAGCGCCTGGGCAATGCCGACCCGCTGGCGATAGCCCTTGGACAGGTGGCCGATGACACGACCGCTGACCTCTCGCAAGCCGCAGGCTTCAACGACGGCGCCGACCGCGCTCTTGCGTTCGGAGCGGGGGACATCTTTTGCCTCGGCCACAAAATTCAAAAAGCTCCGAACCG
The genomic region above belongs to Desulfurellaceae bacterium and contains:
- a CDS encoding GldG family protein; translated protein: MARDTLENMAAPDPGSGLWPGAETVRRGCLLGLEIAFVLVIVFSLGSLLGRWNARFDLTPTQKYSLAPITVQTLEGITFPIQASVFYRRGDREKHDELLSLMHHENALFQYRLYDLDRAPGLAQRYGVTAYGTVVLESADNRVTLPMVDEERMLNALLRVSQTQKIVYFLVGHGENNPGDGQERNGYGVVRQVLETENYQVRPLALLRTQQVPADADLVIVSGPKDDLAPAELTALTSYLEAGGNALLMLDPFTVPHLSAYLARFGLHLTDDVVIDEERGVAGGEPLMPIISDFAEDVFPRRLSGSPILPYTRPVRVQDGQATPFAFSSKDSWALKSRARAEQEGLHFKEGEDERGPIPVAAVARVGAGQSGKLVVLGDSDFVNNFYARIPGNVDFFMNTVGWMLDRQQLISMGRNPGGIPDQKRVSTPRQSLYLSELQKNRFFWLMVVLEPVLVLAAGLFVAVRRRKRG
- a CDS encoding ABC transporter permease, which codes for MKFWCVFKKELQLYYGSFIAYALSMAFLVLAGYFFYTDMIFYDLFGDFMDITTSLWFYYFQDVRFFSLLILPLLTMRLFAEEKKLGTIELLWTYPLKDSHIILGKFLASFFVFFLMVAATLFYPLLLSTIHAFAWGPPLAGYLGILLLGAAFIACGTFISSLTENQLVSAMSTYAVLVSWWFLTWNEEAVGEELLGISLFDRFESFAKGVINTKDVFFFVMVTLVFLYLTLRSTESRKWRGTR
- a CDS encoding ABC transporter ATP-binding protein, which translates into the protein MSMISVENMTKRFGPILAVDNVSFQVSRGEVIGFLGPNGAGKSTTMRILAGFFPPTSGRASIGDHNVVSHTHQVKELVGYFPERVSVYPDLPVRSFLNFVAEAKDVPRSERKSAVGAVVEACGLREVSGRVIGHLSKGYRQRVGIAQALMHKPQVLILDEPTIGLDPAQVVEIRKLIRDLGSERTVILSTHILSEVSSVCDRVIIINRGRILASESLDTLRSQLGRNRQIRVEVSGAQAQSVPDVLARLPGVVQVHPDQDEEPGQANGKSCWIVEHQGEEIRTEISRAVLKQGCGLLELRSLEPTLEDMYLQLIRQAQGEQT